From the genome of Brassica oleracea var. oleracea cultivar TO1000 chromosome C4, BOL, whole genome shotgun sequence:
ACGTGTTTTAATCTCCTCCTCTTAAACAAATATATCCCCCCATGCAAACACTCCTAAAAGCAACATTAACCCATATACCACTTAAAAGGTCTCTTAATGACTTTTTTAATATTAATTGTTAGTTAAGAGACATTGTTAAGAGATACTTTCTTTTTTGGGTTGCAATGGTAGTCTCTTAACTGATTCTTTTAAAAAAGAATTATTTAGTACATAAAACATAGTAAAATATTATATTTTAAAATATATTTAAAAATAAAAACATTAAAACATAGATTAAAAATAAAGTAGGATAATTGAAAGAAACATTTGAGCTCAGTTGTTGTTTCCATATTTTCGCCATATATGTTCAACCAAATCATGTTTGAGTTGTTGATGCATTTGTCTATCACGAATTCTAGTTCGAACACTCATCATATTGGCGATATTTGTAGGGATATCTGTAGAATACGCGAGATCCACATGTGAACTTCCGTTGTCCCCAGCTTGTTGGAACTCTGAAACATCAAATTGAGTGTATCCATCTCGTTCGTCTTCCACTATCATATTATGGAGGATGATACATGCTCGCATAATCTTTCCAATTTTGACTTTATCTCAAAAAAGTGCAGGATTTTTAATAATGGCAAAGCAAGCTTGCAAGACTCCAAAAGCCCGCTCGACATCTTTTCGGGCAGCTTCTTGATGTTGAGCNNNNNNNNNNNNNNNNNNNNNNNNNNNNNNNNNNNNNNNNNNNNNNNNNNNNNNNNNNNNNCCCATCTCGGATAAATACCATCGGTGAGATAATAGGCCATATGACACTCTCTTCCATTTACAGTGTAGGTGACTTGCGGAGCTTGACCATTAATTATGTCATCAAAAACAGGTTAGCGATCAAGAACATTGATATCATTTAAGGTACCTGGAGGTCCAAAAAACGCATGCCATATCCATAGATCATACGAAGCAACCGCCTCTAAAACGATTGTGGGTTTTCCCGAACCACGTGAATATTGACCTTTCCAAGCGGTGAGACAATTCTTCCACTCTCAGTGCATACAGTCGATGCTTCCTATCATTCCGGGAAATCCCCGATACTCTCCAATATCAAGTAGACGTTGAAGATCAGCTGGTATTGGTCTTCTTAGGTACTCATCGCCAAATAAATATATTATTCCTTCCACAAAATTTTGTACACATAACCGAGTTGTTGTTTCACCGAGCCGGAGGAAGTTGGAGGTATTCGTCGACCGCATCAGCCGCATTGCCATAGGCTAAGGCACGAATGGCTGCCGTACACTTTTGAAGTGGAGAAAGACTTTGTCTTCCAAGAGCATCTCTCTTTTCTCGAAAGAATTGAACTTCATTGGAGAGTCGATCAACAATACGCGTGAACAGTGACTTGTTCATTCTAAATCGTCGTCGGAATAGATTGTGAGGGTAGGTTGGAGTTTCACTAAAATAATCATTCCATAAACGCACGTCGCCTTCTTCACGATTTCGCTCGATATAAACTCGTTTTTTTCTTTTTTTCCTCTTTTCTTCTTGAATACCATTATGAATTGATAAATTGTCAAACGTTTGATCAACAATTTGATCGAAATATTGATCAAATTGTTGATCAGAATATTGATCAAAATTATCATCATTTGATCCATCAAAGGTATTATGAGAAGAGGATGCCATTTTTGGGAAGTTAAAAAAAAACAAATGATCTTTGTTTTTATGAGGATGAGGGATTGAGTTTGTGATCAAACGCTCAAATTGGTGTTTAAAAAAAGGAAAAGAAAGGAGAGATTGAGTTTGTGATCAAACGCTCAAATTGGTGTTTAAAAAAGGAAAAGAAAGGAGATATTGAGTTTGTGATCAAACGCTCAAATTGGTGTTTAAAAAAAGAGAGAGATTGCGATAGAGAAATGATCGTTCTGAGTAAGAGAGAATGAGTAAACACAAACACATAAGGAGACTCTATATAGAAACACAAACACAGAAGGAGACTTTATATAGAAACACAAACACAAACGTCAAACCATTAAAAAAAATCCAGTGACACAAACTTCTTCCCGTGACACCTGCTGTACAACAATACTACAACATGATTACAGAAGCAGCGTGAAAAAAATAAACAAGACTCATGCATGAACGAGACCCCGTGACACAAGACGACAACTATGTTTGCTCCACAACTCTTTCACTCCGTGACACAAGACGACAACTCTGTTTGCTCCTTCTGATCGTTCCTGAAAGGTAAGTGTAAAATAGAAATCGTAAGAACATTATTCAAAGACAGGAAACACAAAGCAAACTCTAACATTAAGGGTTTAAAGACATAGAGTTACAAGACCAACCGAGACAAGAAACAAGAAACAGAGAGTTACCAAAGACAAGAACAGAGACTAACACATTAAGCAACAGAGTAAAAATGCTAGACTTCTAGTTATATATCAAGTCACTGATGAGCTTCTTCTTGAGGGCTTCTTCATAGTCGCCTAGAGGTTCTTTTTTGGCAATAAGAGAGTCAAGTAGACTCATCTTCGAGACCTTCTCTTTCACTACCAAGTCTTTCTCTTTCACTACCAAGTCTTTCTCTTTCACTGCCAAGTCTTGCTGTTTAATGTTACACATTCTCTGAAACTCTGCATGCACAGTCTCCTCTGCCATAGTCTTCTTACCACCGGCCTTTGCAGCCTTCACACCCGCTGGACGCTTGGATCCAGTAGCTTGCGAGCTTGATGAATCTGCACCATCATCACACTTCCTCTTCTTAGAGCTTCCATCAGTTTTGGCAGTGGCAAGGTCACACCACTTCTGATCGTTCCTTAACTCCTTCCAGGCATGCTCAAGGGTGAATTTCTTCTTGTGGTTATTGTAGAAAATTTCATGGGCTCGCTTCAGGACATCATTCTCATTGCATCCGCTAGCCTTCTCTCTCGTTGCGGCTTCATAACACCCACAGAACTTGCTCACCAAGTTGTTAATCTTGTGCCACCTTTGCTTACAGTGGCTAGGCTCTCTCTGCTCGCAGCCAGCAAGCTTCGGACTTGCCCCAAAGTAAGCTGCGACTCTCTTCCAGAAGGCGCCTGATTTTTGCTCGTTACCAACCACTGGATCCTTACTTGTGTTAAGCCACGAGCTGATCAATACAACATCATCAGTCGGCGTCCATTTTCTTCGTTCCCGACGTTCGCCAACATCGTTCCCGACATCATCAGTGCGTAGAGGAGGAACTCGAGATGAAGATAGTGTACTATCTTCATGGTTAGCAAATGAAATACTTTGTTGGCTAAGTAGCTCAACAAAGTTTGAACTCTGCATAAATGGATTAGAATCCATCTCGACAGGATGCTCAAATAAGAGAGAAAAGAAAAGCACAATGATGAAGAAGTGAGAAGAGAAGAACACGGATAGAGGACAGATGAGAAGGAAACATATTTTTATACACTGAAGAAGGTAGCAATGCATTGATCACAAACCAACATTTGCTTTCTATCTTTTTTTATACACCGAAGAAGGTAGCAATGCATTGATCACAAACCAACATTTGCTTTCTATCTGAGTGGACATATATCTAAAACATTAAACACAACCATAACCTAACACAATTTATTATCATCAAACCATCCATATCTATCAAACCATAACTTCTATTTATTATCTTAACAGAACCATTACCTAACGCAAACAGAGTTTTTATTCAAACATAGGAAAGAGAAAGGTTTTATTCAAACAATCCATATCTATCAAACCATTGTTGACAAAGTATTAGCTTAACATAACGCGATCATCACACTACACCATCCATATTACCGACGATTCAATACCACCAACGAATACAAACAAGAATCAATAACAACATAATCAACCGCAAACAACCAACGAATACAGACAACGCTTTAATCAACAGGATCAGAGTAAAGATAAAAGTTTTACCTGTCTGAACAGTCGTAGGCCTTTGTTGTACCTTGATACGATCCACGATCATGCTCACACAAAGACAGAAACCAAAAAAAAAATTTAGTTTTTCAATTTTTAACAGTTCACGAACAAGAACCGGCTCAATCAAAGACATGCATAGTTGAATCAATCAAAGGCATGCATAGAGGAGAGAATCAAAGACACGCTTTACCTTTCGATTCCCTTGAGAAACAATCGCCGACTCTCCCTCGTCTGAGATAGCCACCACGGGAGAGAAATCGCCGTTTCCTTCACCGAGGATAGCCACCGATTGAGAGCTCGCCGTTTTCCATCGTCGACCAGAGACACCCATAGAGACGTCGACCAAAGCCACATGGAGAAATCACCGTTTTTATCGCCAGAGGAAACGAAACGAAAAGAGAACGGAGAGAAAGAAAGAAAATAATTCTCCTCCAGCTTTCCTCTAGCCAATAGCGTTGTGCCACGTCACACTTTGGAACCGTCCCTTCCAGCTCCAAATTAGGAGACGTGCTTTCGGTTTAATGCGTTTTTCCTTTTTTTTTTATCATTAATTACCCTAAGACACACCGCTAAGAGATGGCGTTAATGGTGCTCTAATACCCTTATCACATTATTTACCAATCTACCCCTACGGCCAGCCCTAATGCTTCCTAAAGAGGAAAGCCCAGAGTGGCAAGTACCTTAAATAACATCAAAAACCAGCACCGTCTCTTTATTTTAGAACATGATTAATGTGGAGTTCTTAGGGTAGGTTCTTAGCGAAATATAAGAACCCGTCTCTTTAACTAAAAAAACTAAGAACCGACTCTTAAATAAGATATTTAAAAGCTGGTTCTTAGTTTTTTTAGTTAAAAGTTAAGAGACGGGTTCTTATATTCCGCTAAGAACTTCATCCTAAGAACTCTCTATTAATCATGCTCTAATGTCACTAATCACACGTAATCCAGTGTGGTATTAGTCTCTTTAATCACTTTGTTTAGAGAAGCACGGAGTGAAATAATTGGGACGGAGAAAAAATCTTTCTCTTTTCTCTCATAAAGGGTATTATAAAAAATAAAATAAAATAATGTTAGGAAAATCCTCCGCCAACAAAAAAGAAAAAACATCTTATTATATAAAGCTTGGTTCTTCAAAGTTAACCACATATCAGACAAACCTCTTCAGCAATGGAACTTCCCATTAGCATATCTTTTGGGAGCATAAGAAGATCGCTAAGCTCATTTAACAATACAAAGGCTTCACTTTCAGCATTTATCATCATCATCTTCGCTGTTCATACATTTCAGTGAGGCATCTAGACCAATTACCAATCTGCAACATAGAAGGTTATGCTATTGGATTAGTCAGCGTATTTTTTCAACTCTCTAACGGCTATGACCAAACTGAACCTTTTTTTTTTGCTACAGCGTTTTTAAGTTGTGCTCCTGATTCAAAGGTTTTGGAGACGACCTTTCTTCTCTGAATCACCATTCTCACTTCCATTTTGATTCAGAGGTCTCTCTGATGCGAGCCTTACCAAACGCTTGTGAAACAATCTCCCTTAGAGATATGATGTTTGGTAACCAGAAGGTCAACCTAGCAAGAAAAAAAATGTTTAGAGAGAATCAAGATCCTGAAAATGTTCAACTCACATGTTAAGTTTTAATATAAAGCCCATAGCAACAGACCCAGTATTATAAATCTAAATAAATAAAATTCTGGCTCATTTTTATCTAGATACACACAGTAATTGGTCGGACCTATCACAAATTTTAGTTTATTTTTAGCGGATCTCGGCCTCTCAAAACCCTCCAAGGGTTTCTCAAAGGGTTACTCCAAAGGTTTTGCTAGAGGTTACTCCAAAGATTTCGCTAGAGGTAACTCGCAAGGTTTCGCCAGAGGAAACTGTGGCGGCTAAGGCTAAACAAAACAGAAAAGCAAAAAAAATCATTTCAGATCATTATTTGATATCATTAGGCCAAGGCAAAGAAAACTAAAATAAGGTATTTATTTTTTTTTGCCCATTTTTTTTACGATTTGAAATTCGTCAAATAATTATCTGAAAAAAAAAAAAATTTGTTTAGCCGCGCTCTCCAACACCGCTCTCTCCAAAGCCAAAACCAAAACCACTCAAGGTGTTTGGTTATCTTTGCCCAATGTTATACTGATTTGAAATACATTATCTGAAAAGTGTTTTGTTTACGGTTCTTCTACAACAACCCTTTGGTGCTCTTTCGCATTGTTGATCTTATGCGAAAGAGAGTAATGGCTTTGTCTATTTTGTTTCAAAGACCAAAGCAAAAACCATTTGAAATATAATTGTAATCTTATTTAGTGACCTCTATCTACCAGCAGCCTCTAATCACTAACTTCCAACAAAATCATTAGTTTATTTTTGACTTAGAAAGCTACAAGGTTGATAACCGAGAACCTTAGAATATACAGTAATGTGGTTATATTATCAATAGTATCTACTATTCATCGTATACACATATTATACTGTACGATGAACATGCCAAATGCATAAAGCCATAATCAATAAAGTATATAGTATTAAATTTGTTTTGTATCCTTTTGTTCAATTATATGCATTCAAATTGTAGAGATTGGTGACTTTTTTAACACATGGTGAATTGATCAACAAGAACAAAAAGCAATGCGTCGCTGTTAATCGTGTGAAAGGGAGAGGCGCATTAGTATAGATTCTCTAATCCACACCTGCATGGTTAGATTTGATCCATAGATTCTTGAATTTACTTTTAGGGTACTATAGTCTTGATCTTTGACCCACCTTATAAAAACATATTTAGCTTTTCGCTAAAAAGAAGCATAAGTAGTTACATAATTAACATCATACATACAATGTCTAATATATTTTAATTAATAGAATAACTAGAATGTAAAACTATGACACTGAAGTGATCAAATTGGTTGTGTGAATAAGACGTGTGTTCGGAAAGTTTTTATTGGCTTCGCCGTGGGGTGCTGGTGCGTATGAAGCGCGTAGAGAACCTACTCAAGGTCCAATGGCAAGTTTTAGTTGGGATTGAAGGGTGTTTACAGCGACGGTTAAGGATTCAAACCTCTCTCGATCCAGTTTATGTTTTGGTGATGTTCGTGTGCTTCGAGGTTATCTCGCTGCTCTTCTTATCTTGAGGTTATTGTTGATGAGTTCTCGCTAGGTAACCTCGTCTTTGGGTACAAGGTTAAAGCCTCCTCCCATGTTGTTCTGTTCTATTATCCTGCCTCTCAACATCTTTTTTTTTCTTCGTTGTTGTTAGCTTTGGGGGTTTGTGTTTTGTTCATCTATTGGCTCTAAGAGGTATATATTACTTCGCCAACTCTTGGCTTCAGACAATGTTTTTATTGTATGCATGTAACCGAATGTTTGATCTAATCTTAATGTACCAGATGAAAAAAAAAAGAAGTGATCAAATTGGCATGACATCACCAGTCCTTACGTCACTAGAAACCAAGATTAATAAATCGAACCGGATCGATAACGCGGTAGGACTATGATGACTCTTTGAAGATGATTGTTTTTTGGTTTACACGGCTGAAATTTTATAGCCACCAAATAAAAACAAAATAATTGAAATATAATAAAATTAGATAAACTGATTGAGTGAGACTTCATCAAACATGGGTTCTATTGTGATTAAGGAGAGATAGTTGACGCTTTATAAATTATCATAGATATTTAACTCGTATGAACAATAGTTGATACTCTAAAAAGATTATAAATCTAAAACTTATATCTTGTGATTACTATATTGTTAAGATTATAAATCTTAAAAAATATAAAAGTTTAGTAACTTTAGTAACCACAAGCTCATGGATTCCTTTTTCTTTTAGCATTTTGAGAATAATAGTACTTACTTTTTCTTTTGTCAATTTCTCTACAAGATCCTTGTCTTTTCCACACATCTTCTTCTTGACTAAGCTAAAAAACAAAAAGACAATAAAATAATAAAAAGAAAATAAAACTTATTGGGCAAGCACAAGGACATAAACCACATCAGAATAGATTCTTATCATCATTCATTTATATAAATACACACGAAACCACGTATCATCAAACTCACTCAAAAAGAAATACAGAGAATTCAAAAAAAAAAAATTGTTAGTGAAAGCAGAGATGGTGATGGAAGAGAAACTCGTGATCAAAGAACTAGAACAAGGGAGAGAGCTAGCGAAACGTTTGATGAGCAATCTCAAAGACACTTCTTCAGTTGAATCCAGTAAAACATTGATCTCTGAAATCCTCAGTATCTACCAGAATGATATTTCCATGCTGAGCGTCACCGAAGAGGACAAGAACATCCTCAAGCGAAGCCGTGAGATCGATGACAAAGATACTAAAAACATATTCAAAAAGAGGTAAACAGAGTTCAAAAGAGTGGTTCTTTGTCTGTGTCTGCCTCTCCCTCTTCCATTTCAGATTCTTTATCCTCGGGATAAAGCGTTTCTTTAAGTCGTTAGAGATGAAAAAATCTCCTTGTTACACATTTATGAGATGGAAGGGGCGATGAGGATATGGGTGATCGATAAGATTGATGATGATGAAGCCAAAGACCTGTCGTGGAGGAGCGACGTGGTCCTGGATCTAACATGTATTTCGAAAGCTTCTTGTTCGACGAATAGAATAAAGTGGCAGCACTGTCTTGTGTAGCAGAATTGCGTCATAAATTTGAGACCAGAATCTACATTGCTGACGAGTATATGGATAAACAAGTTTGTGGAGCTACGATATCTATTTTCGACTGGCCACGTATCATCCCTTAGCTTGGTTCACGTTCAGAAAAGTACACCTAAGAAGAGGCAAAAGAAACAGAGGTTGTGTTATAGCCCTTAAAATGAATTACTCTTTCTTTTTGTTTTTTTCTTCTGGTTTGTTTCGGTTTAGGCGACGCTTGATTATGATTTCGCTTGT
Proteins encoded in this window:
- the LOC106337796 gene encoding glutathione S-transferase T3-like, with the translated sequence MSGTISWLNTSKDPVVGNEQKSGAFWKRVAAYFGASPKLAGCEQREPSHCKQRWHKINNLVSKFCGCYEAATREKASGCNENDVLKRAHEIFYNNHKKKFTLEHAWKELRNDQKWCDLATAKTDGSSKKRKCDDGADSSSSQATGSKRPAGVKAAKAGGKKTMAEETVHAEFQRMCNIKQQDLAVKEKDLVVKEKDLVVKEKVSKMSLLDSLIAKKEPLGDYEEALKKKLISDLIYN